The genomic window TGAGCACCTTCGACTTCATCAAGGAGAACGGATTCCTGCCCTTCTCCGTCCACCAGATCCGTCACATGGCCTACCAGATCATCCGAGCCGTCTGCTGTGAGCTCTGCCCCCTTTTCTTATCGCACATGCTGCCTTGTGGACAGACGATTAGATTTTATCTgtgttatttttatatttatcttGCTCAGTCTACTTGCCGTTGTTCTTTTCTAACTTGTCTGTTTCTGTGCGAGTACCAAAGCCAAATTCCTTGAATGTGTGTATACTTTGCCAATAaagctggttctggttctgatgCTAACGTCACCACACAGAACTACAAAGCCCCAGATAAATACCTGATGTCTATCCAGGAAACAAGTGGCTGATTTTCTCGTAGAAACGTTCTCTCAAAATACTTCATATGGTTACATATCTATGTATGTTCTGTTGTCTCTTTAGCTATTTGGGGGAGTTGGAAGTCTAGGTTAGTTCTGGCAGCAAATGTAGTGTACTTGACAAGCTGAAAGTCACACTGCGTTTCATTGGGTGTGTTCCAGTCCTTCATAGGAACAAGCTGACCCACACTGACCTGAAGCCCGAGAATATCCTGTTTGTCAGGTCGGACTACGACATTAAATACAACTCCAAAATGGTAAGTTGTATTGCGACATGTACACCAAAGATTGTGCGctatgtggtggtgtgtgttcctAACCTGTTACCcatggcacgtgtgtgtgtgtgtgcgttccagAAGCGCGACGAGAGGACGCTGAAGTGTTTGGACGTGAAGGTGGTGGACTTCGGCAACGCCACGTTCGACCACGAGCACCACACCTCGGTGGTCTCCACGAGGCACTACCGCGCGCCAGAGGTCATCCTGggtgtgtagacacacacacacacacacacacactctcaatctctcacacacacaaactattctAAGGTGGGTCTAAaggtatacagtaccagtcaaaagttcaTGGGAAAATGTGGCCAAACCTTTGACTGgcactgtatatatattttattttacaccTGTGTATATCTGTTGAAGTGTTTTGTGTTCCCCTGCTCAGAGCTGGGCTGGAACCAGGCGTGCGACGTGTGGAGTCTGGGCTGCATCCTGACAGAGTACTACCTGGGCCTCACCCTCTTCCAGGTAGCCAGGGGACGATAGAGAGACCACAGCCGACCTCTCACCTCACAATTGTACGCGTAGCAACACCCTTTCGGTCCAATGTGGACTGACCCTTCTCTCTGCTGTGTTTCAGACCCATGACAGCAAGGAGCACCTGGCCATGATGGAAAGGGTTCTGGGCCCCATACCAGCCCACCTGCTACAGAAAACCAAGTAGGTCCTCACTTCCTGGACCCGTGTATAAACGGTGGTCAATGATCATGCAGGGGGAGCGTTCGGGTTTATCTGTCTGAAATAGCCTCGTCATGCTTCCCACGTAATCTGTTCTGTTCCAAGACTGCTAAATGGAAACTTGGAGGTGTTGAATTCCCCCAATGAGAGTCATAGACTCGCCGGTAGTTGCTGTTTGGTTGGCGCTCTGCTTTCGAAGCCTTTGGGAGAGCCGGTTTGAATGACTTTTTAATTTGACCTCTCTAGAAAGCGCCGCTACGTGCATCACGAGCGTCTGGACTGGGACGAACACAGCTCCTCAGGACGATACGTCCGGAAGCACTGCAAACCCCTCAAGGTACAAACCATGTCTTTTTCTCTTTAGAGCGCTCCTCAGAAATGGGAATCCTGCCGTTTAAATCAAGTCAATTTGAAATGAGTCAAGTGGGAAATGGCCCTCTTCGCCGCATGCGAAAGCCAAACCAGGTTTAGCGAGCCAACCGGCTCAGCCTTTGTCTGCTGTGTAGACCCACAAAAATTGTACTGGTGTTAACCCCCGCTcccgattccccccccccccccccctccccagcaatACATGTTGTCTAAGAGCTGGGACGACGAGCAGCTGTTCGACCTCATCCACGGGATGATGGAGTACGACGTGTCCAGGCGTCTCACCCTGGAGGAGGCCATCTGGCACCCCTTCTTCGATCCTCTTAGGAAAGACCGTCGGAAATGACCCTGGCCTGCGCGCCCACGCTGTACAGAGGGGAACCAAGGCGTACACGCGTACGCAGACACTGCAATTTCTGCTCTCCAAAGGAGATTCGTACAGACTGCATCAGTCCTCCTACGAGATTACCTGTCTGTTGACTTGCGGCTGTATGTGTGACTGTTTTCTAAGCTTCTATTTATGTACTTATTTTCTTTTTGATGATCGCTGTTTTGATGATTTGTGATTGTTTAATAAACCTGTTCATGTTCTCAAACTTGATCCAAGAAGTGGCATGCTTTCTATTCATGACAAAACCCTATAACAACCATGAAGTCGgcataaaaataaatatctgGTTGATACAAGCCAATTTGCTTGGGTAGCTTCATTTTATTAAGTTTGGTAAACAATTCATAATGTTTGAGGATGTAGATAAGTGATTGTAATGGTATTTTTCAGCCAGGTGATGGCAATATTGACCCAAACTGACTAGATTCAGACAAAGATTTCAGGGCATAGAGATTGACCTATCCATGTCTTAGTGATCGATTGGCGAATCATTGGCTTGACAGTGATAATGTGTTAATGTACTTCGTATGGAAGTATGCGAAGGCCAAAATTATTTTCTCTCCGTAAGTCCAACGCTTAGAATATCAGTCACGTTTACAAGAAGGGAAAGCGGTGCTTGATTTAACGTTAAGTATATTACTCTTGCACCGTAAATTAACTGGGGAGGATACTTTCTCTTTGGAAGTGTATATTATCTCCATCCTATGTGGGACTGGCTGGACGGTCCTGACTGCGCGTAACCAATCACCACAGTCGCGCAGCTGTTGCAAGCCAGCTTGTGGATGTATTTCGAAGATGCTCGGCTATGAAACGGTCATTCTACTGATGACTCGACTACTTTAACAAAGTCGGTATCTGACATCAGCACCTCTAACCGCGGGAAAGCAGCAACATAAATAATATTAAAAGTGTTTAAACCATTTTGCCGTCTTCAAAATGGGAAGTCCATCAAACTCAGAGGAAAAAACGACgaagtctaacacagataaattTAAAACTAAACACTGTAAGGGCAGTTTGCCCACGGTGTTGTTTATTGTGTTGTGGTTATGTTCCGTGGTATTTTGTTTACTGGTTAACTTCAAAACGTCTCACCTGGAATACAGAGTGCGCAAGCTGGAAACTGAGAAAACGTATCCGCAGCATCCCGACTCAACTGTGCTGGATGAGAACGGGACTGTACCTCATCTTCAAGTTATGATTGAAAAGCTTGTGCAAGAGGTAATGTTTTTTTCATGTCTAAATGCTCTGGGCCACATGCATGTCTTCTTAATACAAGCACAGTGATATAAAGTATTGAGGAGCACGATTTTCACACCAATGTGGAACAGAAAGTGCTTCACGCAGATAAATAATTCGTTTGGAGATGGTTTGTGTTGCTCTTCTCTTGTCAGCTGATTCGTAATACATCTTTAATGATACAATTGATAACAACATACCATTTAATCATCTACATCGCACATTGAAGCCTTTCCCACCTTTATCCTCTGCCAGAGGCTGAATCTACTGCTTCCCAAACTTCGCCTGGCCAGGGAAGTTGTTCCAGAGTGCACCTGTCCCCCAGGTAAATCTCTCCTCTACTCCGGCTGATGGCTCCCACCACCGTCATGGATGCTGATAGAATGTTAAAGTGTTTATATAATATACAGAATAGAATGCACCAGATGAATAATGTGCGTCACTGGTGGAACCAAGGTGTGGAAGCTGCAAAAAAGCAATATTATAGTACATGTTATTCAATAATGTTAGTTGTATTATTATTAGCATTATTTAAACTACAATATGATTATAATTTATGGTGGCGCCGGGTCAGACTGTTCCTCCATGCCTTCATGCCACCCTACAACTGCCTCCTGCCACTCCAGGTGAAAATGTCTTGATCCGTCCCTGCTGTGCATGATAAGTGTTCGAGTAGCCCATTTATcagagcttgtgtgtttgtgtgtggagactAGCAGAACAATAGCAACCTGGACTGAGTGACACCGAGGTCCAGTCTGGCCCAGAGGCACAACGCTGTTTATACAGTTgatgcagcaaaaaaagaaagaaagaaaaaatgccTCTCTCATATCCCACATGTGGAAGTTATAAAGACTCCAAAATGTGGTCTCTCACATCCATGGAGATTGCTGCTTGACAGAATGGATTTATTGTGCAACCTCAAACGTAGAACATTCAGATTTACAACCTCCTTCTGAACGAAAACGGAGCACATAGACGTGTGCTTAACCATGTCTGAATTGGTACACTTTCCGATACGCTCTCATGTTTTCACTCTTGTTTTAACGCCATTTGGTATTTTATGTCAGAGATAAGCTGTGGGAGGCAGAGTTACTGCCTGGACGTGCACTTGGGTGCTATCAGGCATTTAGCCATGCACTACGCATGAGCCCACAGTGACACAGCTCACCTCTGTGTTTTGGTCCCGTGCTACCTCACTTCTTCTTGAGCGCATCTGGTCTTCCACCTTTCACGCTGCTGGTGGTTGGGGGGTGGTGAATAAATTCATGGTCACGGTTGCTGATCGTCGGAGATGATGGTTTTATTTCCTGGGGTTCCTGAGCTAGAAGATGGAGCTGAACCAGAGAAGTTCTTGAACCTTTTCAGGGTTCTTGTGAGCAATCTAAAAGTTCTGGAACATGGATTGGTGAATTGCCTTGGGAAATTCAGGAGTGTCCAGTTAGACTCAGTCCATATGAGCCTCCAAACCTAAAAACATGATAGAAGAGACCGGAACATAATCTAATAACGATAACAAAGCTTGTTAATATGCCCCTGCGGCACACACTCAAAGGCCCTGCAATTTAGTTGTTAATGACAGCTGTTTCTTAAGAGGGCTCTTGCCCTGCATCACCACATACACTACATTCCTACGTAAAGGGATTGTTGACTCAAACAACCAAAATCACATTGGTTTCCTCCAGCGAAATAACTTCTATGG from Osmerus eperlanus chromosome 19, fOsmEpe2.1, whole genome shotgun sequence includes these protein-coding regions:
- the clk4b gene encoding dual specificity protein kinase CLK4b isoform X3, with amino-acid sequence MMKDEYRVALKIIKNIDRYREAAMSEVEVLEEMNSLDNEGRFLSSLFLSSSPSACVRMLDWFDYHGHICIVFELLGLSTFDFIKENGFLPFSVHQIRHMAYQIIRAVCFLHRNKLTHTDLKPENILFVRSDYDIKYNSKMKRDERTLKCLDVKVVDFGNATFDHEHHTSVVSTRHYRAPEVILELGWNQACDVWSLGCILTEYYLGLTLFQTHDSKEHLAMMERVLGPIPAHLLQKTKKRRYVHHERLDWDEHSSSGRYVRKHCKPLKQYMLSKSWDDEQLFDLIHGMMEYDVSRRLTLEEAIWHPFFDPLRKDRRK
- the LOC134039559 gene encoding collagen alpha-1(XXV) chain-like, whose protein sequence is MGSPSNSEEKTTKSNTDKFKTKHCKGSLPTVLFIVLWLCSVVFCLLVNFKTSHLEYRVRKLETEKTYPQHPDSTVLDENGTVPHLQVMIEKLVQERLNLLLPKLRLAREVVPECTCPPGAPGKRGRMGRKGDPGSPVSISMRVLW